A genomic segment from Malus domestica chromosome 05, GDT2T_hap1 encodes:
- the LOC103405346 gene encoding putative polyol transporter 1, with product MIEMAARTAEENAVTGRSQNTSIEDFDHPKKPKTSKFAIACALLACTTSILLGFDIGVMSGASLFIKENLKISDVQVEVLAGTLNIYSLLGSALAGRTSDWIGRKYTIVLAGVIFLVGALLMGFATNYAFLMVGRFVAGVGVGYGMMIAPVYTAEISPASFRGFLTSFPEVFVNVGILLGYIANYAFAKLPLHLGWRFMLGVGGVPAIFLTIGVLFMPESPRWLVMQGRLGDARKVLQRTSESKEECQLRLDDIKEAAGIPPHLNDDIVQVTKRSRGEGVWKELILHPTPAVRHILIAAIGIHILEQASGIDTVVLYSPRIFDKAGITSANHKLLATIAVGGTKTVFILVATFFLDKFGRRPLLLTSVGGMIFSLLFLGVGLTIVDHHKGSVPWAVGLCMAMVYFNVAFFSIGLGPITWVYSSEIFPLKLRAQGVSIGVACNRVTSGIVSMTFISLYKAITIGGAFFLYAGISAAAWVFFYTMLPETQGRTLEDMEVLFGKYHRWRKANAMLKERKQVDGDDNNNGQVR from the exons ATGATCGAGATGGCTGCCCGGACAGCGGAAGAGAACGCCGTCACCGGTCGATCGCAGAACACGAGCATTGAAGATTTTGATCATCCAAAGAAGCCCAAGACTAGCAAGTTTGCTATTGCCTGTGCTCTTTTGGCTTGCACAACTTCAATCTTATTGGGTTTTG ATATTGGTGTAATGAGTGGGGCATCACTCTTTAtcaaagaaaatcttaaaatCAGTGACGTTCAAGTCGAAGTGCTTGCGGGTACTCTAAACATCTACTCCCTCCTTGGTTCCGCCTTGGCCGGGAGAACCTCCGACTGGATTGGCCGCAAGTATACCATTGTCCTCGCTGGGGTCATCTTCTTGGTTGGAGCTCTCCTCATGGGATTCGCTACCAACTACGCCTTCCTCATGGTTGGTCGATTTGTTGCCGGAGTCGGTGTTGGCTATGGTATGATGATTGCTCCTGTCTACACTGCCGAGATCTCTCCAGCGTCATTCCGTGGCTTCCTCACATCTTTCCCAGAG GTGTTTGTCAATGTTGGCATATTACTGGGGTACATAGCCAACTATGCCTTTGCCAAGCTCCCGCTTCACTTGGGCTGGCGGTTCATGCTCGGAGTTGGCGGAGTTCCAGCTATTTTTCTCACCATCGGCGTCCTATTCATGCCCGAGTCTCCTAGGTGGCTGGTTATGCAAGGGCGACTCGGAGACGCCAGAAAGGTCCTCCAAAGAACTTCAGAGTCCAAGGAGGAGTGTCAGCTCAGATTAGACGACATTAAAGAAGCCGCAGGAATCCCACCACACTTAAACGATGACATCGTTCAGGTCACCAAACGCAGCCGCGGTGAAGGCGTATGGAAAGAACTGATCCTTCATCCTACCCCAGCCGTTCGCCATATCTTAATCGCAGCCATCGGTATCCACATCTTAGAACAAGCGTCCGGTATAGACACTGTCGTTCTGTACAGCCCGAGGATCTTTGACAAGGCAGGTATCACCTCCGCAAATCACAAACTACTCGCCACCATTGCTGTTGGAGGCACCAAGACCGTTTTTATCTTGGTCGCCACATTTTTCCTAGACAAGTTCGGACGGCGTCCGTTGCTACTGACCAGCGTGGGCGGAATGATCTTTTCCCTCTTGTTTCTCGGTGTTGGCCTTACAATCGTCGATCATCACAAGGGTTCAGTCCCCTGGGCCGTCGGATTGTGCATGGCCATGGTATATTTCAATGTGGCATTTTTCTCAATAGGACTAGGGCCCATCACGTGGGTCTATAGCTCCGAGATATTCCCCTTGAAGCTACGCGCTCAAGGAGTAAGTATCGGTGTGGCTTGTAATAGGGTGACAAGTGGGATCGTCTCTATGACATTTATTTCATTGTACAAGGCCATCACGATTGGCGGGGCCTTCTTTCTTTACGCAGGAATTTCTGCTGCCGCTTGGGTGTTCTTTTATACGATGCTGCCGGAAACACAGGGAAGAACCCTAGAAGATATGGAGGTCCTGTTTGGTAAATACCACAGGTGGAGAAAAGCCAATGCAATGCTCAAGGAGAGGAAGCAAGTCGACGGTGACGACAACAACAATGGCCAAGTTCGCTAG